One genomic window of Sodaliphilus pleomorphus includes the following:
- a CDS encoding ExbD/TolR family protein yields the protein MALKRQHESMSMFSMASMTDVIFLLLIFFMVTSTFVSPSALEVNLPQSSQTTSLKPTSRIYIDSLQHMWYTTADSLKESEPQPLPADKLDAFLTQVKTESDPAHQFVAVHADQAVPYGKIVEVLDAGSRVGLKVVLATKPTQASIDRQAAQEEAQQPAPVQGLPQ from the coding sequence ATGGCATTAAAACGACAACATGAATCAATGTCGATGTTCAGCATGGCATCGATGACCGATGTCATCTTCCTGCTGCTCATCTTCTTCATGGTCACCTCCACCTTTGTGTCGCCCTCGGCGCTCGAGGTGAACCTGCCCCAAAGCAGCCAGACCACCTCGCTCAAGCCCACCTCGCGCATCTATATCGACTCGCTGCAACACATGTGGTACACCACGGCCGACTCGCTCAAGGAGAGCGAGCCGCAGCCCCTGCCCGCCGATAAGCTCGACGCCTTTCTCACGCAAGTGAAGACCGAGAGCGACCCCGCCCACCAGTTTGTGGCCGTGCATGCCGACCAGGCTGTGCCCTACGGCAAGATTGTGGAGGTGCTCGATGCAGGCTCACGGGTGGGCCTCAAGGTGGTGCTTGCCACCAAGCCCACACAGGCGAGCATCGACCGCCAGGCCGCCCAGGAAGAGGCGCAGCAGCCTGCCCCGGTACAGGGACTGCCCCAGTAG
- a CDS encoding two-component regulator propeller domain-containing protein: MIKHFISLCLLGLLVLAQGTATAAGKWRIHPSYVGTGIQNIVDTGDKVYYLVSNNLYCLDKSTGENLSLNKINSLNDASITGIYYNDYKHYLMIAYADANIDVITSNGRVVNLPDIMAASLTSTKAINDITFTAGGEAFVATTFGYVVYNDTKWEVKESHIYNTSISSAAVVGDYVLLSAGSNIYYGKAGTHYETLGSMMSTGDNDNGRIYPIADNKFMLLTGWTFEYTVTPNPDGTLAFASATIVENMTDNLHRTPQGYLGNCMGSQFYYTLDDSGTLQSKVDGGTAMYSACSDGDGTLWSVTPRGLHSAADTAAYYMPDAITTATPYWLRYDTRNNLLYVTSTGTNSLITEQRLPTAVNTYDGNSWTNVTPSPAIDGGGTYYPVFLPGDKTSYLMGSWWSGIYKITGRTVAYDYNWSNSPLELIINYYCHATIDIDRHGNLWAAQTGPAPGSNVYVLPSNKLSQATTTRSDWLKVDIPNLQGSKRARWLMLKSSDIMLYADGEFGGNLTFINNGGTLSSTVTSRSYSNLIDQDGTTYSWNNICSMAEDNNGAVWVGTTNGVVSLNPSAAFSTGFAVNHIKVPRNDGTTLADYLLDGLQVNAIAVDGANRKWLGTDASGLFLVSSDGSSIIQSFNTSNSPLLSNKVYDIACDPNSNAVYVTTAGGLQEYQSDSAPSQYDFNDIHAYPNPVRPDYLGEITITGLMENSLVKIADASGNVVRQLKSTGGTATWNGRDDSGERVKSGVYYIMGSSSDSSTGKGGVCKLLIMR; encoded by the coding sequence ATGATAAAGCACTTCATCTCGTTATGCCTCCTGGGACTGCTGGTACTGGCCCAGGGCACCGCCACAGCGGCAGGCAAGTGGCGCATCCACCCCAGCTATGTGGGCACCGGCATCCAGAATATCGTCGACACCGGCGACAAGGTGTACTACCTGGTGAGCAACAACCTCTACTGCCTCGACAAGAGCACCGGAGAGAACCTGTCGCTCAACAAGATCAACAGCCTCAACGATGCCTCGATCACCGGCATCTACTACAACGACTACAAGCACTACCTCATGATTGCCTATGCCGACGCCAACATCGACGTCATCACCAGCAACGGCCGCGTGGTGAACCTGCCCGACATCATGGCAGCCTCGCTCACGAGCACCAAGGCCATCAACGATATCACCTTCACGGCTGGCGGCGAGGCCTTCGTGGCCACCACCTTTGGCTACGTCGTCTACAACGACACCAAGTGGGAAGTGAAGGAGTCGCACATCTACAACACCAGCATCAGTTCGGCTGCCGTGGTGGGCGACTACGTGCTGCTCAGCGCCGGCAGCAACATCTACTACGGCAAGGCCGGCACCCACTACGAGACCCTGGGCTCGATGATGAGCACTGGCGACAACGACAACGGCCGCATCTACCCCATAGCCGACAACAAGTTTATGCTGCTCACCGGGTGGACCTTTGAATACACCGTCACGCCCAACCCCGACGGCACACTCGCCTTCGCCTCGGCCACCATCGTCGAAAACATGACCGACAACCTGCACCGCACGCCACAGGGCTACCTGGGCAACTGCATGGGCTCGCAATTCTACTACACCCTCGACGACAGCGGCACGCTACAGTCGAAGGTCGACGGCGGCACAGCCATGTACAGCGCCTGCAGCGACGGCGACGGCACCCTGTGGAGCGTGACGCCTCGCGGCCTGCACAGCGCCGCCGACACGGCCGCCTACTACATGCCCGACGCCATCACAACCGCCACCCCCTACTGGCTACGCTACGACACACGCAACAACCTGCTCTACGTCACCAGCACCGGAACCAACAGCCTCATCACCGAGCAACGGCTGCCCACCGCGGTCAACACCTACGACGGCAACTCATGGACCAATGTCACCCCCTCGCCCGCCATCGACGGCGGCGGCACCTACTATCCCGTGTTTCTGCCCGGCGACAAGACTTCTTACCTGATGGGCAGCTGGTGGAGCGGCATCTACAAGATTACAGGCCGCACCGTGGCCTACGACTACAACTGGAGCAACTCGCCCCTGGAGCTCATCATCAACTACTACTGCCACGCCACCATCGACATCGACCGCCACGGCAACCTGTGGGCCGCCCAGACGGGACCCGCCCCGGGCAGCAACGTCTATGTACTGCCCAGCAACAAGCTGAGCCAGGCCACCACCACCCGCAGCGACTGGCTCAAGGTCGACATTCCCAACCTGCAGGGCAGCAAGCGCGCCCGCTGGCTCATGCTCAAGTCGAGCGACATCATGCTCTATGCCGACGGCGAGTTTGGCGGCAACCTCACTTTTATCAACAACGGCGGCACCCTCTCGTCGACCGTGACCTCGCGCTCCTACAGCAACCTCATCGACCAGGACGGCACCACCTATAGCTGGAACAACATATGCTCGATGGCCGAGGACAACAACGGCGCCGTGTGGGTGGGCACCACCAACGGCGTGGTCTCGCTCAACCCCTCGGCAGCCTTCTCCACAGGCTTTGCCGTCAACCACATCAAGGTGCCGCGCAACGACGGCACCACGCTGGCCGACTACCTGCTCGACGGCCTGCAAGTGAACGCCATCGCCGTCGACGGGGCCAACCGCAAGTGGCTCGGCACCGACGCCTCGGGTCTCTTCCTGGTGAGCAGCGATGGCTCGAGCATCATCCAGTCGTTCAACACCAGCAACAGCCCGCTGCTGTCCAACAAGGTCTACGACATCGCCTGCGACCCCAACTCCAACGCAGTCTACGTCACCACTGCCGGCGGCCTGCAGGAGTACCAGAGCGACAGCGCCCCCTCGCAGTACGACTTCAACGACATCCACGCCTACCCCAACCCCGTGCGCCCCGACTACCTGGGCGAGATCACCATCACGGGCCTCATGGAAAACAGCCTGGTCAAGATAGCCGATGCCAGCGGCAATGTCGTGAGGCAGCTCAAGTCGACCGGCGGCACGGCCACCTGGAACGGCCGCGACGACAGCGGCGAGCGCGTGAAAAGCGGCGTGTACTACATCATGGGCTCGAGCAGCGACTCATCAACCGGCAAGGGCGGCGTGTGCAAGCTCCTGATCATGCGTTGA
- a CDS encoding NAD(+)/NADH kinase: protein MRIAISGNTYQHEMLEHIERLLLALAARGVQLVAERAFDSYLRQQLPGLPPMRQCELENGVDAQAIMSIGGDGTFLRTAQAVCSQDIPIMGVNSGHLGYLTTADVKDTALIVEALTGGTYRIEHRSMLELGCDSAQALPPLPYALNEISIVRQETSSMIDVTVDIDGQPLTHFKGDGLLVCTPTGSTAYNLSVGGPIMEPTTRCFALSPISPHALTMRPIVVRDDAVLDITTRSRAPLYQVSLDGQCTVLKSGTSVRIARAPHTTGVIQLQGTNFAHTLRHKLMWGKDNR from the coding sequence ATGAGAATAGCAATTTCAGGCAACACCTACCAGCACGAGATGCTGGAACACATCGAGCGGCTGCTGCTCGCCCTGGCAGCCCGCGGCGTGCAACTCGTGGCCGAGCGGGCCTTCGACAGCTACCTGAGGCAGCAGCTGCCCGGCCTGCCGCCCATGCGGCAGTGCGAGCTGGAAAACGGGGTCGACGCCCAGGCCATCATGAGCATAGGCGGCGACGGCACCTTCTTGCGCACCGCCCAGGCCGTGTGCAGCCAGGACATCCCCATCATGGGCGTCAACTCGGGCCATTTGGGCTACCTCACCACTGCCGACGTCAAGGACACGGCCCTCATCGTCGAGGCCCTCACGGGCGGCACCTACCGCATCGAGCACCGGTCGATGCTCGAGCTGGGGTGCGACAGCGCCCAGGCACTGCCCCCGCTGCCCTATGCGCTCAACGAGATCTCAATCGTGCGCCAGGAGACCTCGTCGATGATCGACGTCACGGTCGACATCGACGGCCAGCCGCTCACCCACTTCAAGGGCGACGGCCTGCTCGTGTGCACCCCCACAGGCTCCACGGCCTACAACCTGAGTGTGGGCGGCCCCATCATGGAGCCCACCACACGCTGCTTTGCACTCTCGCCCATCTCGCCCCACGCCCTCACCATGCGCCCCATCGTGGTGCGCGACGATGCCGTGCTCGACATCACCACCCGCAGCCGCGCCCCGCTATACCAGGTGAGTCTCGACGGCCAGTGCACGGTGCTCAAGAGCGGCACCAGCGTGCGCATTGCCCGCGCTCCTCACACCACCGGCGTGATACAGCTTCAGGGCACCAACTTTGCCCACACCCTGCGCCACAAGCTCATGTGGGGCAAGGATAACCGATAA
- the lysS gene encoding lysine--tRNA ligase → MNILELSEQEIVRRNSLHKLRDMGIDPYPAAEYKVDAWSQEVKANFNDDQEPKRQVSMAGRVMNRRIMGKASFMELQDSKGRIQVYVNRDELCPGDDKSLYNDLFKKLLDIGDFVGITGYVFRTQTGEISVHCQSLKLLSKSLRPLPIVKVKDGKTYDAFDDPELRYRQRYVDLIVNDGVKDTFLKRATVLKTLRNYLDDNGYTEVETPILQSIPGGASARPFITHFNALNIDMYMRIATELYLKRLIVGGFEGVYEIGKNFRNEGMDRNHNPEFTCLELYVQYKDYNWMMSFTERMLEKICIAVNGSSQSVIDGKTIDFKPPYRRLPILEAIKEKTGYDLEGKSEDEIRAICKQLNMEVDETMGKGKLIDEIFGEFCEGTFIQPTFIIDYPVEMSPLTKMHRSKPGLTERFELMVNGKELANAYSELNDPIDQEQRFVDQMKLADKGDDEAMIIDHDFLRALQYGMPPTSGIGIGIDRLVMLMTGHSYIQDVLLFPQMRPEKVAKRDKEEAFTALGIPAQWVAPIQKAGYLTVEALGALDRPGKLFQDLLDINKKYKLGLKTTTDEVKAWVDAAAAAQQAGN, encoded by the coding sequence ATGAACATTTTAGAACTAAGTGAACAAGAGATTGTGAGGCGCAACAGCCTGCACAAGCTGCGCGACATGGGTATCGACCCCTACCCCGCCGCCGAATACAAAGTCGACGCCTGGAGCCAGGAAGTGAAAGCCAACTTCAACGACGACCAGGAGCCCAAGCGGCAGGTGAGCATGGCCGGCCGTGTCATGAACCGCCGCATCATGGGCAAGGCCTCATTCATGGAGCTGCAAGACTCCAAGGGCCGCATCCAGGTCTACGTCAACCGCGACGAGCTGTGCCCGGGCGACGACAAGAGCCTCTACAACGACTTGTTCAAGAAGCTGCTCGACATAGGCGACTTTGTGGGCATCACCGGCTACGTGTTCCGCACCCAGACGGGCGAAATCTCGGTGCACTGCCAGAGCCTGAAGCTGCTCAGCAAGAGCCTGCGCCCCCTGCCCATCGTGAAGGTGAAAGACGGCAAGACCTACGACGCCTTCGACGACCCCGAGCTGCGCTACCGCCAGCGCTACGTCGACCTCATCGTAAACGACGGCGTGAAAGACACCTTCCTCAAGCGTGCCACCGTGCTCAAGACCTTGCGCAACTATCTCGACGACAACGGCTACACCGAGGTCGAGACCCCCATACTGCAAAGCATTCCCGGCGGTGCCAGCGCCCGCCCCTTCATCACCCACTTCAACGCGCTCAACATCGACATGTACATGCGCATCGCCACCGAGCTCTACCTCAAGCGCCTCATCGTGGGCGGCTTCGAGGGCGTGTACGAGATAGGCAAGAACTTCCGCAACGAGGGCATGGACCGCAACCACAACCCCGAGTTCACCTGCCTCGAGCTCTATGTGCAGTACAAGGACTACAACTGGATGATGAGCTTCACCGAGCGCATGCTCGAGAAAATATGCATCGCCGTCAACGGCTCGAGCCAGAGCGTGATCGACGGCAAGACCATCGACTTCAAGCCGCCCTACCGCCGCCTGCCCATCCTTGAGGCCATCAAGGAGAAAACGGGCTACGACCTCGAGGGCAAGAGCGAGGACGAGATACGCGCAATATGCAAGCAGCTCAACATGGAGGTCGACGAGACCATGGGCAAGGGCAAGCTCATCGACGAGATCTTCGGTGAGTTCTGCGAGGGCACATTCATCCAGCCCACCTTCATCATCGACTACCCGGTCGAGATGTCGCCGCTCACCAAGATGCACCGCAGCAAGCCCGGCCTCACCGAGCGCTTCGAGCTCATGGTCAACGGCAAGGAGCTGGCCAACGCCTACAGCGAGCTCAACGACCCCATCGACCAGGAGCAGCGCTTCGTCGACCAGATGAAACTGGCCGACAAGGGCGACGACGAGGCCATGATCATCGACCACGACTTCCTGCGCGCCCTGCAATACGGCATGCCGCCCACCAGCGGCATAGGCATAGGCATCGACCGCCTGGTGATGCTCATGACGGGCCACAGCTATATTCAAGACGTGCTGCTCTTCCCGCAGATGCGCCCCGAGAAGGTGGCCAAGCGCGACAAGGAGGAGGCTTTCACCGCCCTCGGCATTCCTGCCCAGTGGGTGGCTCCCATCCAGAAGGCCGGCTACCTCACCGTCGAGGCCCTTGGCGCCCTCGACCGCCCCGGCAAGCTCTTCCAGGACCTGCTCGACATCAACAAGAAGTACAAGCTGGGCCTCAAGACCACAACCGACGAGGTGAAGGCCTGGGTAGATGCCGCCGCAGCTGCACAGCAGGCCGGCAACTGA
- a CDS encoding FlgD immunoglobulin-like domain containing protein gives MIKKILALLLLVLPLCMQAQFGTGKWVIHPRYAINAAQNVIDAGDKVYFLVSNCLYSLDKATKVITNHNKATDLNDVLITGIYYNYDKHYLVVTYDDSNIDIIKSDGTVLNLPAVKDVVLAVTSKSITDVSFAPGKMYVSTLYGWLQFNDNDFSVAKSAVWKRPVHAIAEVGKFLFINLYANFYYAPLSDDPMTPADFKTAYIAEGKYIPIDANSFFLKKAGSLDRVSFSENSDGSLFFTINTAVGATATNVQRTPSGFIANFFSTNAASCYYYTFDTQGLNGVKTSGGQALYSCDPQGDGTMWNASAQGLSSSADPATHYKPNAVEISGVPFWMTYNTANGKLYLTSTADYIPLDKLSSAYYNAYPEVCIYNGSTWESHNPQGTAKSNIYGAVIAPGDKTNTYWTTTRLGLVYKIVDDVVKNAFTSTSAMAGWVARRPCLQFDDMGNLWVMSTSMSTTATVKVLPAAKVNSANIAASDWKIYNIPHLADVNDFKRSSLAVAKGSNIKVGTNGCYNQPLVFWKNNDNNVTDGQCDYRVFSALTDQNGKSFTNWTYNHALVADSTGNVVYGSTIGLVMFNPADAFAADKPFTVTQLDELSGIEVTTIAVDKQNRKWVGTIGSGIYLVSPDCKTVLKHFTTDNSPLSSNEIYYLCCNTSNNSVFIVTPSSIMQYYADYTESASSYSNVYAYPNPVRPDFTGLITITGLMENSTVVIKDANGKIVKQLTSTGGMATWDGCDSNGERLPTGSYAVYAAQGAASLPAKPCTKVMIIK, from the coding sequence ATGATAAAAAAGATTTTAGCGTTACTGCTCCTCGTGCTGCCGCTGTGCATGCAGGCACAGTTTGGCACCGGCAAGTGGGTGATACATCCACGCTATGCCATCAACGCGGCCCAAAACGTGATCGACGCCGGCGACAAGGTCTACTTCCTGGTGAGCAACTGCCTCTACAGCCTTGACAAGGCCACCAAGGTCATCACCAACCACAACAAGGCCACCGACCTCAACGACGTGCTCATCACCGGCATCTACTACAACTACGACAAGCACTACCTTGTGGTCACCTACGACGACTCCAACATCGACATCATCAAGAGCGACGGCACGGTGCTCAACCTGCCCGCCGTGAAAGACGTCGTGCTGGCCGTGACGTCGAAGTCGATCACCGACGTCTCCTTTGCCCCGGGCAAGATGTATGTCTCCACCCTCTACGGGTGGCTGCAATTCAACGACAACGACTTCTCGGTGGCCAAGTCGGCCGTGTGGAAGCGCCCCGTGCATGCCATTGCCGAGGTGGGTAAGTTCTTGTTTATCAACCTCTATGCCAACTTCTACTACGCTCCGTTGAGCGACGACCCCATGACCCCCGCCGACTTCAAGACCGCCTATATAGCCGAGGGCAAATACATCCCCATCGACGCCAACAGCTTCTTCCTGAAAAAAGCCGGCTCGCTCGACCGGGTGAGCTTCAGCGAGAACAGCGACGGCTCGCTCTTCTTCACCATCAACACGGCCGTAGGCGCCACGGCTACCAACGTGCAACGCACGCCCAGCGGCTTCATTGCCAACTTCTTCTCGACCAACGCCGCCAGTTGCTACTACTACACCTTCGACACGCAGGGCCTCAACGGCGTGAAGACGAGCGGCGGCCAGGCCCTGTACAGCTGCGACCCGCAAGGCGACGGCACAATGTGGAACGCCTCGGCACAAGGCCTGAGCAGCAGCGCCGACCCCGCGACCCACTACAAGCCCAACGCCGTCGAGATCTCGGGCGTGCCCTTCTGGATGACCTACAACACGGCCAACGGCAAGCTCTACCTCACCAGCACGGCCGACTATATCCCGCTCGACAAGCTCTCGTCGGCCTACTACAACGCCTACCCCGAGGTGTGCATCTACAACGGCAGCACCTGGGAAAGCCACAACCCGCAGGGCACTGCCAAGAGCAACATCTATGGCGCCGTCATCGCCCCTGGCGACAAGACCAACACCTACTGGACCACAACCCGCCTGGGCCTGGTCTACAAGATCGTCGACGACGTGGTGAAAAACGCCTTCACCTCGACCTCGGCCATGGCCGGCTGGGTGGCCCGCAGGCCCTGCCTGCAATTTGACGACATGGGCAACCTGTGGGTGATGAGCACCAGCATGTCGACCACCGCCACCGTCAAGGTCCTGCCCGCCGCCAAGGTCAACAGCGCCAACATTGCCGCCAGCGACTGGAAAATCTACAACATCCCCCACCTGGCCGACGTGAACGACTTCAAGCGCTCGAGCCTGGCCGTGGCCAAGGGCTCCAACATCAAGGTGGGCACCAACGGCTGCTACAACCAGCCCCTCGTGTTCTGGAAAAACAACGACAACAACGTGACCGACGGCCAGTGCGACTACCGCGTGTTCTCGGCCCTGACCGACCAAAACGGCAAGAGCTTCACCAACTGGACCTACAACCACGCCCTCGTGGCCGACAGCACCGGCAATGTCGTGTATGGCAGCACCATAGGCCTGGTGATGTTTAACCCGGCCGACGCCTTTGCCGCCGACAAGCCCTTCACCGTGACACAGCTCGACGAGCTGAGCGGCATCGAGGTCACTACCATCGCCGTCGACAAGCAAAACCGCAAGTGGGTGGGCACCATAGGCTCGGGCATCTACCTGGTGAGCCCCGACTGCAAGACCGTGCTCAAGCACTTCACTACCGACAACAGCCCCCTGTCGTCGAACGAAATCTACTACCTGTGCTGCAACACGAGCAACAACTCGGTCTTCATCGTCACGCCCAGCAGCATCATGCAATACTATGCCGACTACACCGAGAGCGCCTCGAGCTACAGCAACGTCTATGCCTACCCCAACCCCGTGCGCCCCGACTTCACGGGCCTCATCACCATCACGGGCCTCATGGAGAACTCGACCGTGGTCATCAAGGACGCCAACGGCAAGATTGTGAAACAGCTCACCTCGACCGGCGGCATGGCCACCTGGGACGGCTGCGACAGCAACGGCGAGCGCCTGCCCACCGGCAGCTATGCCGTCTATGCCGCGCAGGGTGCCGCCAGCCTGCCGGCCAAACCCTGCACCAAGGTCATGATCATCAAGTGA
- a CDS encoding M48 family metallopeptidase — MPTYFYDDKHLGRVYIGVRRDARRLIARWKDGHVHVSVPAGTTADALKRFLTVNREAIERLNHTVVAYHCGQVIACYKCKATIAEQDRLPGRIIFGHDGDDVVLSVPRGIDYHSESATRSISGALQVVMGERAPALLLPHAGEVAARLGVQPAGWQVGRGLRKLGHCTTQGVIQLSRALMFLPEDLVDLTVCHELAHLTHFDHSPAFHRLLDSYLGGREAELEARLKNFKWPILR, encoded by the coding sequence GTGCCAACCTACTTCTACGACGACAAGCACCTGGGCCGCGTCTACATAGGCGTGCGGCGTGATGCACGCCGGCTCATCGCCCGCTGGAAAGACGGCCATGTGCACGTGAGCGTGCCAGCCGGCACCACGGCCGATGCGCTCAAGCGCTTCCTCACCGTCAACCGCGAGGCCATCGAGCGGCTCAACCACACGGTGGTCGCCTACCACTGCGGGCAGGTGATAGCCTGCTACAAGTGCAAGGCCACCATTGCCGAGCAAGACCGGCTGCCAGGGCGCATCATCTTCGGGCACGACGGCGACGACGTGGTGCTGAGCGTGCCGCGAGGCATCGACTACCACAGCGAGAGCGCCACACGGTCGATATCGGGCGCGCTGCAAGTCGTCATGGGCGAGCGCGCACCGGCACTGCTGCTGCCCCACGCCGGCGAGGTGGCCGCCCGCCTGGGCGTGCAGCCGGCCGGCTGGCAGGTGGGCCGCGGCCTGCGCAAGCTGGGGCACTGCACCACCCAGGGCGTGATACAGCTCTCGCGGGCGCTCATGTTCCTGCCCGAGGACCTGGTCGACCTCACCGTGTGCCACGAGCTGGCCCACCTCACCCACTTCGACCACTCCCCGGCCTTCCACCGTCTGCTCGACAGCTACCTGGGCGGCCGCGAGGCCGAGCTCGAGGCAAGGCTGAAAAATTTCAAGTGGCCCATTTTGCGGTAA
- a CDS encoding pyridoxine 5'-phosphate synthase: MINLSVNINKIATLRNARGGNVPNVENVAVDCERFGANGITVHPRPDERHIRRADVYALRPLIRTEFNIEGYPTADFMTLVLQVKPTQVTLVPDAPDALTSTAGWEVAPNMEFLTGIVTRLQDAGIRTSIFVSTDVENIRQAAKTGTDRVELYTEPYAQLYPTDPERAVAPFVTAAEAAHNAGLGVNAGHDLSLENLKYFKDHVHHLLEVSIGHQLISDALYLGLEQTIKAYKECLK; this comes from the coding sequence ATGATCAACTTAAGTGTAAACATCAACAAGATAGCCACGTTGCGCAACGCACGCGGAGGCAATGTGCCCAACGTGGAGAATGTTGCCGTCGACTGTGAGCGCTTTGGGGCCAACGGCATCACGGTGCACCCCCGCCCCGACGAGCGGCACATACGCCGCGCCGACGTGTATGCCCTGCGCCCGCTCATACGCACCGAGTTCAATATCGAGGGCTATCCCACTGCCGACTTCATGACACTGGTGCTGCAAGTCAAGCCCACACAGGTGACGCTTGTGCCCGACGCCCCCGACGCCCTCACCTCGACCGCCGGCTGGGAGGTGGCCCCCAACATGGAGTTTCTCACGGGCATCGTGACGCGCCTGCAGGATGCGGGCATACGCACGAGCATCTTTGTGAGCACCGATGTGGAAAACATACGCCAGGCTGCCAAGACGGGCACCGACCGCGTTGAGCTCTACACCGAGCCCTATGCCCAGCTCTATCCCACCGACCCCGAGCGGGCCGTGGCCCCGTTTGTGACCGCCGCCGAGGCTGCCCACAACGCCGGGCTGGGGGTGAACGCCGGCCACGACTTGAGCCTGGAAAATCTCAAGTACTTCAAAGACCACGTGCATCACCTGCTCGAGGTGTCGATAGGGCACCAGCTCATAAGCGACGCGCTCTACCTGGGCCTGGAGCAGACCATCAAGGCCTACAAGGAGTGCCTGAAGTGA
- a CDS encoding MotA/TolQ/ExbB proton channel family protein, with product MTILNMILAQAAGAAQAGTAPAVATESLWDLTLAGGWLMIPLALLLVVSIYIFFERVFAINHVGKEDNKAFMQQIRDHIHAGRIEEAQKLCQATNSPYGRMIAKGVARIGRPMNDVLVAVENVGNMEVANLEKGFSWLATTAAGAPMIGFLGTVTGMVQAFMALAKAGTSANVTILSQGIYEALVTTVAGLIVGIVAMFAYNYLTSRVSKVMNKLERSTMEFMDLLNEPAK from the coding sequence ATGACAATTCTCAACATGATTCTGGCACAGGCTGCAGGCGCTGCACAGGCAGGCACCGCCCCGGCCGTTGCCACCGAGAGCCTGTGGGACCTCACCCTTGCAGGCGGATGGCTCATGATACCGCTGGCCTTGCTGCTGGTGGTGAGCATTTACATTTTCTTTGAGCGCGTCTTCGCCATCAACCACGTGGGCAAGGAAGACAACAAAGCCTTCATGCAGCAGATACGCGACCACATCCATGCCGGCCGCATCGAGGAGGCCCAGAAGCTGTGCCAGGCCACCAACTCGCCCTATGGCCGCATGATAGCCAAGGGCGTGGCCCGCATAGGGCGCCCCATGAACGACGTGCTCGTGGCCGTCGAAAACGTGGGCAATATGGAAGTGGCCAATCTCGAGAAAGGCTTCTCGTGGCTGGCTACCACCGCCGCAGGCGCTCCCATGATAGGCTTCCTGGGCACCGTGACCGGCATGGTGCAGGCCTTCATGGCCCTGGCCAAGGCAGGCACCAGCGCCAACGTCACCATCCTGAGCCAAGGCATCTACGAGGCCCTGGTCACCACCGTGGCCGGCCTCATCGTGGGCATCGTGGCCATGTTTGCCTACAACTACCTCACCAGCCGCGTGAGCAAGGTGATGAACAAGCTCGAGCGCAGCACGATGGAATTTATGGACCTGCTCAACGAACCCGCTAAATAA
- a CDS encoding Lrp/AsnC family transcriptional regulator encodes MDKIDNLDKKILEIIMKNARIPSKDVALECGVSRAAIHQRIQRMIDMKVITGSGYHVNPKILGYATCTYIGIKLERGSMYRDVVPELEKIKEIVECHFTTGPYTMLIKLYAHDNEHLMELLNDKIQHIPGVTATETLISLDQSISREIPIYHDDKQ; translated from the coding sequence ATGGATAAAATAGACAACCTCGACAAGAAAATTCTTGAAATTATTATGAAAAATGCCCGCATCCCCTCAAAGGATGTCGCCCTGGAGTGCGGCGTGTCGCGTGCCGCAATACACCAGCGCATACAGCGCATGATCGACATGAAAGTCATCACCGGCTCGGGCTATCATGTGAACCCCAAGATCCTGGGCTATGCCACCTGCACCTACATAGGCATCAAGCTCGAGCGCGGCTCGATGTACCGCGACGTGGTGCCCGAGCTCGAGAAAATCAAGGAAATCGTGGAGTGCCACTTCACCACCGGCCCCTACACGATGCTCATCAAGCTCTATGCCCACGACAATGAGCACCTCATGGAGTTGCTCAACGACAAGATACAGCACATCCCCGGCGTGACCGCCACCGAGACACTCATCTCGCTCGACCAGAGCATAAGCCGCGAGATCCCCATCTACCACGACGACAAGCAATAG
- a CDS encoding MaoC family dehydratase yields the protein MEKLVINSFDEFAAYQGKELGKSDWLEVDQDRINKFADATLDHQWIHVDVERARVESPYKSTIAHGYLTLSLLPYLWGQIIEVNNIDMLVNYGMDKMRFGQAVVTGSRVRLVAKLHSIENLRGIAKTEIDFAIEIEGQRKPALKGIASFLYYFKK from the coding sequence ATGGAGAAATTAGTCATCAACTCGTTCGACGAGTTTGCCGCCTATCAAGGCAAGGAGCTGGGCAAGAGCGACTGGCTCGAGGTCGACCAGGACCGCATCAACAAGTTTGCCGACGCCACGCTCGACCACCAGTGGATACACGTCGACGTGGAGCGTGCCCGCGTCGAGAGCCCCTACAAGAGCACCATTGCCCACGGCTATCTCACGCTCTCGCTGCTGCCCTACCTGTGGGGCCAGATTATCGAGGTCAACAATATCGACATGCTGGTGAACTACGGCATGGACAAGATGCGCTTTGGGCAGGCTGTGGTCACGGGCAGCCGTGTGCGCCTTGTGGCCAAGTTGCACAGCATCGAGAACCTGCGCGGCATTGCCAAGACCGAGATCGACTTTGCCATCGAGATCGAGGGGCAGCGCAAGCCGGCGCTCAAGGGCATCGCCTCGTTTCTGTATTACTTCAAGAAATAG